In one window of Poriferisphaera corsica DNA:
- a CDS encoding S26 family signal peptidase, with product MGMLICCLIIFGSIMSYFQISYSYTGSLPCGIYRGITGQIKRGSYVSFDPKLNDRIECFLNQYAKRGASKIWMKKVVGMPGDLINIDEMNRVTVNGQGLDGSNWFPIVSRSGIPMVTMPHYPIRLGDHEVFVLGTDPKSLDSRFFGPVPLAIITEINEPLFVFSSEK from the coding sequence ATGGGTATGCTGATTTGCTGCTTGATAATCTTTGGTTCAATTATGTCATATTTTCAGATTAGTTATAGCTATACAGGCAGCTTGCCATGCGGAATCTATCGAGGTATTACGGGCCAAATTAAACGGGGATCTTATGTCAGTTTTGATCCAAAATTAAATGATCGAATAGAATGTTTTCTCAATCAGTATGCTAAAAGGGGGGCAAGCAAAATTTGGATGAAAAAAGTGGTCGGTATGCCTGGCGATCTCATCAACATTGATGAGATGAATCGTGTGACGGTTAATGGGCAAGGACTTGATGGTTCGAATTGGTTTCCCATCGTTTCGAGGAGCGGTATACCGATGGTGACTATGCCACATTATCCCATTAGATTAGGTGATCATGAAGTCTTCGTGTTGGGTACAGATCCGAAGTCACTAGATTCGCGGTTTTTTGGACCAGTACCACTCGCGATTATTACCGAGATCAACGAGCCTCTATTTGTGTTTAGTTCTGAGAAGTAG
- a CDS encoding acetate uptake transporter, protein MSDSVKVGNPAVVGLAGFGLTTLLLQVHNLGLCSIGPVLAMGLIFGGLAQMIAGFQEQKIGNNFGFSAFVAYGSFWIGLGIIWILNSLGIYESSKTDVGWFLVAWTGYTTILWIASMWIHKAMFSTFTLLIAGFILLDLGHFGPAIFNTIACYVLILCALNAWYMMAGIIINDLAGRTVLPMGTPVISAGPAPASSQPATPDMVPANA, encoded by the coding sequence ATGAGTGATTCAGTGAAAGTCGGTAATCCGGCTGTGGTCGGTCTAGCAGGATTTGGCCTGACAACCTTACTTCTTCAAGTTCATAACCTCGGGCTTTGCTCGATCGGACCAGTTTTGGCGATGGGCCTGATCTTTGGTGGGCTTGCGCAGATGATTGCTGGCTTTCAAGAGCAGAAAATCGGAAATAATTTTGGTTTCTCGGCTTTTGTTGCTTACGGGTCATTTTGGATTGGTCTAGGTATTATCTGGATTCTTAATAGTCTCGGTATTTACGAATCCAGCAAAACAGACGTTGGTTGGTTCCTTGTCGCATGGACCGGTTACACGACAATCTTGTGGATTGCATCGATGTGGATACACAAAGCAATGTTCAGTACTTTCACGTTGCTGATTGCTGGCTTTATACTTTTGGATCTTGGGCATTTTGGTCCGGCGATCTTTAATACAATTGCTTGTTATGTCTTGATCCTCTGTGCATTAAATGCTTGGTATATGATGGCGGGGATCATCATCAACGACCTTGCTGGTAGAACAGTGCTACCAATGGGTACACCAGTGATCTCTGCTGGACCAGCACCAGCTTCCAGTCAACCTGCGACACCAGACATGGTTCCAGCCAACGCCTAG
- a CDS encoding NAD-dependent epimerase/dehydratase family protein translates to MRADADSYNLNTVSLRYFNTFGPRQNVNSADTAVIVTFAKSLIANETSKI, encoded by the coding sequence ATGCGTGCTGATGCGGATTCATATAACTTGAATACCGTTTCTCTTCGCTACTTCAATACCTTTGGTCCACGTCAGAATGTGAACTCCGCCGATACTGCAGTAATCGTTACATTTGCAAAATCATTGATCGCTAATGAAACATCAAAAATCTAA
- a CDS encoding NAD-dependent epimerase/dehydratase family protein: MVYPTFNTTGTINILELVRRAGVQRITFSASLAAYSDSETLPKIETMPVLAKSPYPTNKVTYMRL, from the coding sequence ATCGTTTATCCCACCTTTAACACAACTGGCACCATCAATATTCTTGAGCTTGTACGCCGCGCTGGCGTTCAACGTATAACATTTTCTGCATCTTTAGCTGCATACAGTGATTCCGAAACTTTACCTAAAATCGAAACGATGCCCGTTTTAGCTAAGTCACCTTATCCAACCAATAAGGTCACATATATGAGGCTTTGA
- the xylB gene encoding xylulokinase, protein MAHLLGIDIGTSSTKSLISTTDGNILATATATHPISMPRPGFSEQNPHDWWNSTCQSVRSVMHKASISPESILAIGLSGQMHGSVFLNKNHEVLHPAILWNDQRTVTECDMIESIAGSKKKLIQAVGNPALPGFTAPKILWFRKHKPDLFEQTAKILLPKDYIRLRMTGTYATEVSDASGTLLFDVNNRKWDHAFMRKLHLDPSLFPDCAESHVVTAELSDTGAKELGLQSGISVVGGAADNAAAAVGNGVVQHGHLCSSIGTSGVMYAHSEVPEVDPHGRVHTMCSAVDGEWCIFGCMLSAGGAFQWFRNQLATFEFEQSKTLNQSIYTLLIEEACKIQPGSEGLFFLPYLAGERCPHMDPDARGCWIGLTQRHTRAHMIRSLLEGVTFGMNDMLQILRNMDISTEIIRLTGGGAKSNLWRQIQADIYNSPVTTINTSEGPAYGAVILAGVGADIWPDIQTACKAIVIEKEKLNPSSDRSVLYARYHNQYTKLYQALSSQFRSIEKI, encoded by the coding sequence ATGGCACATTTATTAGGAATTGATATTGGTACTTCCAGTACAAAATCGCTTATTAGTACAACCGATGGCAATATACTCGCAACGGCTACTGCAACACATCCAATCTCAATGCCAAGGCCCGGTTTTAGTGAGCAAAACCCACACGACTGGTGGAATTCTACTTGTCAATCTGTTCGTTCAGTCATGCATAAAGCTTCAATCTCTCCTGAATCGATTCTTGCAATTGGATTATCAGGCCAAATGCATGGCTCGGTTTTTCTGAACAAAAATCATGAAGTCCTACATCCCGCCATTCTCTGGAATGATCAACGAACTGTTACAGAATGTGACATGATTGAATCCATCGCTGGATCAAAAAAGAAACTAATTCAAGCTGTTGGAAATCCTGCTCTACCAGGATTTACCGCTCCAAAAATTCTTTGGTTTCGTAAACATAAACCCGATCTTTTTGAGCAAACCGCAAAGATACTTCTGCCGAAAGACTATATTCGATTGCGCATGACCGGCACTTACGCCACAGAAGTTTCAGATGCCTCAGGCACGCTTCTTTTTGATGTTAATAATCGAAAATGGGATCACGCATTCATGCGTAAACTTCACCTAGATCCCTCATTGTTCCCAGATTGTGCGGAATCACATGTTGTTACAGCTGAACTATCCGATACTGGTGCAAAAGAACTTGGTCTTCAATCAGGTATATCAGTTGTAGGCGGTGCTGCAGATAATGCAGCCGCTGCGGTTGGGAATGGTGTTGTCCAGCATGGGCATCTTTGTTCCTCTATAGGAACATCAGGTGTGATGTATGCTCACTCTGAAGTACCTGAAGTAGATCCACATGGTCGTGTTCATACCATGTGCTCCGCAGTTGATGGTGAATGGTGTATATTTGGATGCATGCTTTCAGCGGGTGGTGCATTCCAATGGTTTCGCAACCAGTTGGCAACTTTCGAATTCGAGCAATCAAAGACGCTCAATCAAAGTATTTACACACTATTAATTGAAGAGGCATGTAAAATACAACCCGGCAGCGAAGGTCTTTTCTTTCTTCCATATCTCGCAGGCGAACGCTGTCCACACATGGATCCTGATGCACGTGGGTGTTGGATTGGTTTAACGCAACGGCACACGAGAGCACACATGATTCGTTCTCTACTGGAAGGTGTCACGTTCGGCATGAATGATATGCTTCAAATCTTACGTAATATGGATATTTCTACAGAGATCATTCGACTAACTGGTGGTGGGGCAAAAAGTAATTTATGGCGACAAATCCAAGCTGATATTTATAATTCCCCAGTTACAACGATAAACACAAGTGAAGGTCCTGCATATGGAGCCGTGATTCTTGCTGGAGTCGGCGCAGACATTTGGCCAGATATTCAAACTGCTTGCAAAGCTATTGTAATCGAAAAAGAAAAGCTCAACCCATCTAGTGATAGATCAGTTTTATATGCGCGTTATCACAATCAATATACAAAACTTTATCAAGCACTTTCCTCACAATTTAGAAGTATAGAAAAAATTTAG